Proteins encoded within one genomic window of Nonomuraea gerenzanensis:
- a CDS encoding TetR/AcrR family transcriptional regulator — translation MTSPPATTDRQRDADRTKAEILEVAQREFARYGYAGARVDEIAARMRTTKRMIYYYFGSKERLYIAVLEKAYAEVREVERTVDVEHLAPVAAIRTLAELTFDHHDAHREFIQLVAIENIHQAEHIRKSEVLGNLGTPVLDLISRILDAGQESGDFVTEADAIDVHMMISAFCFFRVANQHTFGALFGRDMTAAEHRARQRRMVGEMIVGYLCGKGAPGA, via the coding sequence ATGACCTCGCCCCCCGCCACCACCGACCGCCAGCGGGACGCCGACCGTACCAAGGCGGAGATCCTCGAGGTCGCGCAGCGCGAGTTCGCCCGCTACGGCTACGCGGGGGCGCGCGTGGACGAGATCGCGGCCCGCATGCGCACGACCAAGCGCATGATCTACTACTACTTCGGCAGCAAGGAGCGGCTCTACATCGCCGTGCTGGAGAAGGCGTACGCCGAGGTGCGCGAGGTCGAGCGCACGGTCGACGTCGAGCACCTCGCGCCCGTGGCGGCGATCCGCACGCTGGCCGAGCTGACGTTCGACCACCATGACGCGCACCGCGAGTTCATCCAGCTCGTCGCGATCGAGAACATCCATCAGGCCGAGCACATCCGCAAGTCCGAGGTCCTGGGCAACCTCGGCACGCCGGTGCTCGACCTGATCTCGCGCATCCTCGACGCGGGGCAGGAGTCGGGCGACTTCGTCACCGAGGCCGACGCCATCGACGTGCACATGATGATCAGCGCGTTCTGCTTCTTCCGGGTGGCGAACCAGCACACGTTCGGAGCGCTGTTCGGGCGCGACATGACGGCGGCCGAGCACCGGGCCAGGCAGCGCCGGATGGTCGGCGAGATGATCGTCGGCTACCTGTGCGGCAAAGGCGCGCCCGGCGCCTAA
- the pcaDC gene encoding bifunctional 3-oxoadipate enol-lactonase/4-carboxymuconolactone decarboxylase PcaDC, whose protein sequence is MLLHHRLDGPEHGDPLILAPSLGTSTTLWHAQLPALARTFRVLTFDLPGHGDSPTPQVTTMDDLATLVLDLATAQGWDTFHYAGVSIGGAIGATLAVRHPGRLRSLALICSSARFGEPASWHERAELVRAQGTAPLLEATARRWFAGAPHQALLDDLAATDRAGYAACCDALAAYDLRADLPKITVPTLVVAGREDPATPPAHARELADGIPGATLVELPGAAHLAPADQPERVTQALLAHLPALPGTQVRREVLGDAHVDRAMARTTPFTRDFQDLITRYAWGEIWTRPGLDRRTRSCITLTALVAHGHLEELAMHVRAALRNGLTPDEIGEVLLQSAIYCGVPAANAAFAVAQRVLTEENHS, encoded by the coding sequence ATGCTCCTGCACCACCGCCTGGACGGCCCGGAACACGGCGACCCCCTCATCCTCGCCCCCTCCCTGGGCACCTCCACCACCCTCTGGCACGCCCAGCTCCCCGCCCTGGCCCGCACGTTCAGAGTCCTCACCTTCGACCTCCCCGGCCACGGCGACTCACCTACCCCCCAGGTCACCACCATGGACGACCTGGCCACCCTGGTCCTCGACCTGGCCACCGCCCAGGGCTGGGACACCTTCCACTACGCGGGCGTCTCGATCGGCGGCGCGATCGGCGCCACGCTGGCCGTCCGCCACCCCGGCCGCCTGCGGTCGCTGGCCCTGATCTGCTCCAGCGCCAGGTTCGGCGAGCCGGCGTCCTGGCACGAGCGCGCGGAGCTGGTGCGGGCGCAGGGCACCGCGCCGCTGCTGGAGGCCACCGCCCGCCGCTGGTTCGCCGGCGCCCCGCACCAGGCCCTGCTGGACGACCTCGCCGCCACCGACCGGGCCGGGTACGCCGCGTGCTGCGACGCCCTGGCGGCCTACGACCTGCGCGCGGACCTGCCGAAGATCACCGTCCCGACCCTGGTGGTGGCGGGCAGGGAGGACCCCGCGACCCCTCCGGCCCACGCCAGGGAGCTGGCCGACGGCATCCCGGGCGCCACGCTCGTCGAGCTGCCCGGCGCCGCCCACCTGGCCCCCGCCGACCAGCCGGAGCGCGTGACCCAGGCGCTGCTCGCGCACCTGCCCGCCCTGCCCGGCACGCAGGTGCGCCGCGAGGTGCTCGGCGACGCCCACGTGGACCGGGCCATGGCCCGCACCACGCCCTTCACCAGGGACTTCCAGGACCTCATCACCCGCTACGCCTGGGGCGAGATCTGGACGCGCCCGGGCCTCGACCGCCGCACCCGCAGCTGCATCACGCTCACCGCGCTCGTCGCCCACGGGCACCTCGAAGAGCTGGCCATGCACGTACGCGCCGCGCTCCGCAACGGCCTCACCCCGGACGAGATCGGCGAGGTCCTGCTGCAGAGCGCCATCTACTGCGGGGTCCCCGCGGCCAACGCCGCCTTCGCCGTCGCCCAGCGCGTGCTCACCGAGGAGAACCACTCATGA